In Corynebacterium guangdongense, one DNA window encodes the following:
- a CDS encoding UDP-N-acetylglucosamine--N-acetylmuramyl-(pentapeptide) pyrophosphoryl-undecaprenol N-acetylglucosamine transferase — MSRSTHPTVILAGGGTAGHVEPALAIGEALVSNHGARVEAFGTTRGLETSLVPARGFQLHLITPVPVPRRISLDLLKLPFRLVKSVGQARRVLKQTAADAVVGTGGYVSAPAYLAARTLGLPFYVVESNALAGVSNKLGVRLGGVGFNAVAGSGMPGEVVGIPVRPGLGEDPDGQHATRARNIWNLAPDRPTILVTGGSQGAQSINDAIVAARERLVAEGFQILHAYGKKNEAPAELEHYVGVPYIEDMAAALAVADMAICRAGAMTVAEVTAARLPALYVPLPHGNGEQARNADEVVAASAARRIRDEELTADLIVETVRDILGDGGAAAQMRKAFAGTSAGTVAEDLAARIVADIENDTMTDNTTTPHTTTTKE; from the coding sequence ATGAGCAGGTCCACACACCCCACAGTCATCCTGGCCGGTGGGGGAACCGCTGGCCATGTTGAACCGGCCCTCGCCATCGGTGAAGCACTGGTGAGCAACCACGGCGCCCGCGTCGAAGCCTTCGGCACGACCCGCGGTCTGGAGACGTCGCTGGTCCCGGCCCGGGGGTTCCAGCTGCACCTGATCACCCCGGTGCCGGTGCCCCGCAGGATCAGCCTCGATCTGCTCAAACTGCCCTTCCGGTTGGTGAAGTCGGTCGGACAGGCCCGCAGGGTCCTCAAGCAGACCGCGGCCGACGCGGTCGTCGGCACCGGCGGCTACGTCTCCGCGCCGGCCTACCTCGCGGCGAGGACCCTCGGTCTGCCGTTCTACGTCGTCGAGTCCAACGCGCTGGCCGGAGTGTCCAACAAGCTGGGCGTCAGGCTCGGCGGCGTCGGTTTCAACGCCGTGGCCGGTTCCGGCATGCCGGGCGAGGTCGTGGGCATCCCGGTGCGCCCGGGCCTGGGCGAGGACCCGGACGGGCAGCACGCCACCCGCGCCCGCAACATCTGGAACCTGGCGCCAGACCGTCCGACCATCCTGGTCACCGGCGGCTCCCAGGGCGCCCAGAGCATCAACGACGCGATCGTCGCCGCCCGCGAACGCCTCGTCGCCGAGGGGTTCCAGATCCTCCACGCCTACGGCAAGAAGAACGAGGCTCCCGCTGAGCTGGAGCACTACGTCGGCGTCCCCTACATAGAGGACATGGCCGCCGCCCTGGCGGTCGCCGACATGGCCATCTGCCGCGCCGGGGCGATGACCGTCGCCGAGGTCACCGCCGCCCGGCTGCCCGCGCTGTACGTGCCGCTGCCCCACGGCAACGGCGAGCAGGCGCGCAACGCCGACGAGGTCGTGGCGGCCAGCGCCGCCCGCCGGATCCGCGACGAGGAACTCACCGCAGACCTCATCGTCGAGACCGTCCGCGATATTCTCGGGGACGGGGGAGCGGCAGCGCAGATGCGGAAAGCATTCGCGGGCACCTCCGCCGGCACCGTCGCCGAGGACCTGGCGGCCCGCATCGTCGCCGACATCGAGAACGACACGATGACCGACAACACGACGACCCCCCACACCACGACCACCAAGGAGTAG
- the murC gene encoding UDP-N-acetylmuramate--L-alanine ligase, which yields MSTNDNAGITDVPPVGSVDLSRVHLIGIGGAGMSGVAKILLDRGSVVSGSDVKDSRPVRVLEAAGAKVAVGHAAENLRLTGQLPTVVVTSFAAIPEDNPELVAAAENNVPVIRRSDLLAELLEGYQQVLIAGTHGKTSTTSMTVAAMQTAGLDPSFAIGGQLNKAGTNAHHGTGHAFVAEADESDASLLRYSPDVAVVTNIEPDHLDYFKTREAYFQVFDDFARRVTPTGFLVVCVNDAHAAALGERALVAGVSVLGYGTTEALAAHPKIPVGIEVVGHTPHESGSHVSVRLHIDANGKPVNTPPSGEYNLVIPGEHMVLNSAAALLTGVLTNGGPADLARGLAEFSGVRRRFEYRGTVETGDYRGTRVYDDYAHHPTEVTAVLTAARQTVEAEGAGARVVACFQPHLYSRTIEFAGEFAQALSLADAVVVLDIYGAREQPVEGVDSRIIADKIDPESTEVAFEPDFSAAPETVRSLVRGGDLVLTMGAGTVTLLAEEILSVLAGPEQ from the coding sequence ATGAGCACCAACGACAACGCCGGGATCACTGACGTCCCCCCGGTCGGCAGCGTCGACCTGTCCCGCGTTCACCTCATCGGCATCGGCGGGGCGGGCATGTCCGGCGTCGCCAAGATTCTGCTGGACCGGGGCAGCGTCGTCTCCGGCTCCGATGTCAAGGACTCCCGACCGGTCCGAGTGTTGGAGGCCGCCGGCGCGAAGGTGGCCGTCGGCCACGCCGCCGAAAACCTCAGGCTGACGGGACAGCTGCCCACCGTGGTGGTCACCTCCTTCGCCGCGATCCCGGAGGACAACCCGGAACTGGTCGCCGCGGCCGAGAACAATGTTCCGGTGATTCGCCGTTCCGACCTGCTCGCCGAGCTGCTCGAGGGATACCAGCAGGTTCTGATCGCCGGCACCCACGGCAAGACGTCGACGACGTCGATGACCGTCGCCGCGATGCAGACCGCGGGCCTGGATCCCTCCTTCGCCATCGGCGGCCAGCTCAACAAGGCCGGCACCAACGCCCACCACGGCACCGGCCACGCCTTCGTGGCCGAGGCCGACGAGTCGGACGCCTCCCTGCTGCGCTACAGCCCCGACGTCGCGGTGGTGACCAACATCGAGCCGGACCACCTCGACTACTTCAAGACCCGGGAAGCCTATTTCCAGGTCTTCGACGACTTCGCCCGCCGCGTCACCCCGACCGGTTTCCTCGTGGTCTGCGTCAACGACGCCCACGCCGCGGCCCTCGGCGAGCGCGCGCTCGTCGCCGGCGTCAGCGTGCTGGGCTACGGCACCACCGAGGCGCTGGCCGCGCACCCGAAGATTCCGGTCGGCATCGAGGTCGTCGGCCACACCCCGCATGAGAGCGGCTCCCACGTCTCCGTCCGCCTCCACATCGACGCCAATGGCAAGCCGGTCAACACCCCACCGTCGGGGGAGTACAACCTGGTGATCCCGGGTGAGCACATGGTGCTCAACTCCGCCGCCGCACTCCTGACCGGTGTCCTCACCAACGGCGGGCCCGCGGACCTGGCCCGGGGCCTCGCCGAGTTCTCCGGCGTCCGTCGCCGTTTCGAGTACCGCGGCACCGTCGAGACAGGTGACTACCGGGGCACCCGCGTCTACGACGACTACGCACATCACCCGACCGAGGTCACCGCAGTCCTCACCGCGGCTCGCCAGACGGTCGAGGCCGAGGGGGCCGGCGCCCGCGTCGTCGCATGTTTCCAGCCGCACCTGTATTCGCGCACCATCGAGTTCGCCGGGGAGTTCGCGCAGGCGCTGTCGCTTGCCGACGCCGTGGTGGTCCTCGACATCTACGGCGCCCGCGAGCAGCCGGTGGAGGGCGTCGACTCCCGGATCATCGCCGACAAGATCGACCCGGAGTCGACCGAGGTCGCCTTCGAGCCCGACTTCTCCGCTGCGCCGGAGACCGTCCGCAGCCTGGTGCGCGGCGGTGACCTGGTACTGACCATGGGCGCCGGCACCGTCACCCTGCTGGCTGAGGAGATCCTCAGCGTCCTGGCCGGGCCGGAGCAGTAG